TCCAAGTGCAGAAAGAAACTTAGAGTTCAACAAGAACCAAAAGTTTAACAATGTGAGAGATGCGGCAGACCGGATTGAATTTGGAAAATTATTCCAACAACTGGGAATAGTATAGCCTACATCTATTAATAAATTGTTACTTAATCAGTTACCCATGATACTGGAATGattattagtagtattataaaACTAATACTAGTAATAATATTGTCTTCCACTGTATAGAGCTAACTTTGCAGTAAACGTTTGCCTTTCTTTTTCAGGTTGATAAGACAAGTATTTTACGAGAAAGAATATGTCAGATACTGTGACAGTAATTGTGTTTAGtagtataaaaacacagaaaaagactaaatactttgtttgtttactttgtttCAACAGTAATggcacaaaacatttataaaagataaattGCATGACCTCTTCAGAATGGGTGAGTAAAATAgttcacaaacaaaacatgtcaCAATCATGCACAATATTTTACCCACTTTTTTAAAGTGGccgtgcaacggtgtttcatgcattctgacatcTTTACAATGTTGAACGTGcagtcttctcatgcttaacatggtcaacttgtcaaaaatgagttgggcttattacgtagtatttctgtgctcgatacacccccccagcgatcgtacaggtttcggattTCAGGGCCGCATTAAATAATTTGGTTTACCTTGCATCAAATCGATTGGTTCTATTAATGTACATTAATTGAAATGTAATTACATTGTCTTGTGTTATTTCTAAGCTATAAAATATTACTCATACTCTGTTCCTCCTAGACTACAAATCCATACCATGTTCAAACTGGAATGAAACCCATGTTAGCTCATGGTTACAGACAATTGGACTAAAACCAGAGTACATAGAGAAACTTGAGAAAGAAGAAGTAACAGGACCTGTACTTCTAACAattgaaaaatcatatttacGTGAAATTGGTTTGCAAGGTGGCCAAATACAGCTTTTGCTACGTAGACGAGAGGAGCTTTTACAGCAGGACAAGTcaaaaatactacaaaatactTCCCATCTTGGTGAAGGCAGAGAGTATGCAGAACCTAAGGTTGATTCCTGCAGTGGTGTAACTAAACTGGAAGAAACATTGTCAGTTAGTGATGACTCTGCAGCACCTGTGTTTTTGACAACAAGTGGGTATCGAAAATTTGATGACAATGATGTATACTTCAGCTACAAAAAGAATGACATACTTCCACCAGAGACAGGAATATACAAAATGATCACTCCATGTCATGAGTATAAATCTCTGGAAAATGCGTGTAAATTGGAATCAAGAAAACTGAAGGTCAAATATGCCAGTGAAGTTATTCGATTTGCATGTGCATGCATGAATATGCGTGCAAATGGCACAATCCACTTTGGGGTCATGGACAAGACAAAAACATCCTACAAACATGGAGAGATTATTGGAATTCCCATCAAAGACAGAGAAGACTACGAAGATGCATTAGACTTCATTGAACATTGTTTTCCAACACAGAACTCTGATGCAAGAAAATGTATCAAGCCTCCAAAATTCATTCCAGTAATTGATAAAGATGATCAGACCCAAAGCTGGATCGTCGAAGTCGATGTAGTTCCTATGGTGAATATTGTAAGGGGAAAATTATATAGTGCACGTATTCCAAAGTTCAATGAGAAAACCAATAAAGTTGAATATGAGCAAAAAGCTTATTATCATAGAGTAGGACCCAACACACCACGTATATCGGAAGATGAACTTGTAAATTTTGTTCAAGCACTCATAGACCTTGACCAAAAAAGAGAATGGGAAGAAAATTACCAGAATCACACAgaagtacattttaaagaagaCTTGGGAAGAAAACTCTGTGTCCTTCTAACACGTGGAAAGAAATGCATGGACAACACGTTGCGTTACATTATTGTGTCGAACAGATTTGATCAAGAAAACCTCCAAAACATCAAATTCCTTGCCCACATGAATATCTTTTCAGTTTTTGACTTTGATCCTGACTCCAAATTACTTGGATTTTGTCATAATTACAAAGAGCACCATGCAGTCAACCTTCACTTCCTTAATGATTATGATCATAGGGAGAACATAACTGACTTTATTAAAAAGTTACAGCTCTATGAAAGAACAAGTTGGATTTTCTGCAATGGCCGAAATGATTACAATGGAGATGAGAGTCCATGCGATGAAAGGACATGGATCAAAAACAAGAAGAAACTACTGAAAAGAGCAGTATCTGTTATCTgcaatgacattcttcctaaagGATCATTTGTGGTGCTGTTCATTCTTAATTGTGAAGTTGAACAACCCCTTGTTGACACTTTTCATGAGTTCTACGCAGAAATGAGTGGACATGAAGACATAGTCATCATCTCAGAGTCAATGGAGAATTATAAGAAATGGGCAAGTCTTGCCCAAGTGTCTTGTTCCCTGGATGCACTTGAACAAAACAGTGTAGTTGGAATGCCAATGAGTCATATAGATGCCACAATTCAAAGCATTCAGCTTACAAGTCGTCGACGTGAAAGACGTTTACCTGTATCAAATAAAGGAGTATGCTTTTTAAAACCTGTTGATGAGGATTATATGCTCTCCTTAGAAGTAGTCAGTGTGGATCAGTGtgatgaaacaaatgaaaatataatggagcaagaacaaataaacaaaattgaacaatacttctaccaGGGAGGaaaaattgattggatgaatttGTGGCTGGCTGACAGAACTCAGTGTGGAGAAGTTATCAAGCGTGATGCATATGAGGACATTAACAAAATGTTAGAAGATCTTGTTTTAAGTAACACATCGAAAAGGTCAATTGAAAACATCAACATATATCATCATCCTGGCAGTGGTGGAAGCACAGTTGCTCGACAGATTCTCTGGAATTGGAGGAAAAAGATACGATGTGCTATAGTTAATCAATCATACCAGCCAACAACTGTGTGTGAACACGCTGTAATGCTTCAAAATTATCAGGAAGTTGACAGTAATTCCTGTTTACCTGTCCTCTTGTTGCTGGAGGATTGCAATACAGAGTATCAGGATGACCTCAGACGAGAATTAAGCAATGCAGTTACATCACTGAAGATTAGTTCCTCAACACtgtgtttcattattctgtgcTGTAAAAGGTCTCTTGATCCAGAAAATATGTGTAAAGCGTGGCCTTTACGCACAGTTGCAGTTACACACAAGCTATCATCTGAAGAAAAGAAACTTTTCTCAAAGAAGGCAGAAAATCTCAAGCCAAAGTTTGAACCAGAATTTATACTCACATTTGTACTCATGAGCAAAGAGTTTCAGCCATCTTATATCACAGGCTGTGTTGGGAACCTTCTGAAGGGAATTGACCATTCGTGTTCTCAGACACAGCTGATCAAATTTGTTGCACTACTAAACAGCCATATTCAGAATTCTTATCTGTCTATATCCCACTGTGAGGCATTCTTACGTATAGGGATTCAAATGGAACAAGTTCGACACCATGCATTTGAAAACTATTTAAGTGAACAAGCTAGGTTTTTTTTCATACAGCTCAAATCTAGTGAAACACATATTGACTCGTTTAGGATCATTCATCATTTGGTGGCTAAGGAGATTTTGAAGCAGCTGTCAAGCCAACAGCCCCAGAGTGCTATAGCAATGGATCTGCTCCAGAACAAAGTGCTTTTTGACCACAGATTTGATCAGGAAGAATTTAAAAAGTTTGTCAGAGTTCTGTTTATCAAGCGGACCAAGAAAAGTAAAGGGGATCCGAATGACAGTTGGTTTTCTCCCTTAATAGAGCATGTGTGGAAGACAGAGTCTCTGGAAAAAGCTATAGGCCTTTTAAAGGTAGCTTACGAGCGTTTTAAAGAGGATGCTTTTGTTGCTCAACAACTTGCACGACttcttaatgaaaataaaaggtTTGAGGAAGCTCATACCTGGGCTGAATGTGCAAAGTCTCGTCTCCCgcaacacacatacatacttGACACAGTGGGACAAGTGTACAAAAAGTGGTTCTATCACAAACAAGATGCTATTCTTGAAAAAGACCCCATCAAACCAGAGGATATCACTGATATAATTGATACGGCTCTTAAGGGAATGGATGCTTTCAGAGCCTCAGAAAACTGTCCAGAGTCACAGAAAGTCTGCTTAAATAATTCTTACTTTGGAGAAGTTGATATTGGATGTCGATTGCTTGAGCTGCTGTcaaatgttgatgtttttgctACCAAAATGGGAAAGTTCAGACTTGTGGATTACCTTCTTACAGACTATACACCAGAGGAAGTACAGAAGCCTTGGCAGAAGTTTCATGGCCTTTTGAAAGGAATTAACAACAGCATCTTAATTGCCCTGGAATGCATTTGTGAGGATCTCGCTCGCTTTCAGAATCACAGTtcggaggaagaggaagagttGGATGAAGGAGAGcctgagaaaataaataatccaaGAAAATGGCTTCTAAGGAAAAGTGCTGTGTATGCCAAGATTTTCAGTGTTGACATTCAAAAGGATGAGGCTATTGGTAATGACACAGTCTCTACGTTCATGAGacaaatgaacatttttcaaCTTGGAGGCGGAAACGTTACAACAATTCTTTACCTGCTTTCGGATAACAAGAGACAAAGAGCTGGAGAAAAACTTGAGAAAATAATAAGTCTCTTTCCAGCAGACCTAAAAGATCTCGAcaagacagtgctcataaacgCCATATTTTGCCAAATAGCTCTTTCATGTGCCTCACCTAGCTCTGAGAAACTTTTTTCCATTCAAAAACTTCAAGAGCTCACCAGACATTTTGGTAGAGAAAGAAGAACTCCATTACCAGCGACTGCATACTTTCTCCTCTCACTTTTGTTCTGGCCAGAGGATTTAACAAGCAGAGAGGATTCTACTACAAGAAGTGACATTGTCACAAATGCAATAGGCAGACTCCACAGGTACTATGAAATTAATCCCACTGCCGTGAGGAAAGGTAGGATTTTAACTCACTTCTTTCTCGGAAAAGCAAGAGGTCTCAATAAAATTGTCCACAAGACCACAATTGAAAAATTCATCAAGGGTACCTTCAATGAGAGACGTCTCAAGTGGCAGGGCGGTGAGGTGTGGACAAACCCAGAAGTTGTGAGACTGCTAAAGAGAGTTGATGGATACACTGAAAATGGAAATCTGTTCATAAGGTTATCTAAGACCAATATCAGAGTCATTCCACTTTTTTCAGCATCTTTGCCaagttcaaatgaaaatatgactTTCTATCTGGGGTTTTCTTTTCATGGAGTGGTAGCTTTTGACATCAAAGTCTCACAATAGAATTGTTATTTAAAGGTTCAGATTACTTTATCAAAAATACCAACTTGTGGGATTATAATGTATAgcaatgtgtttaaaatgtctgcctcttatttggtttgttttgaaactgtatattacatcatatttttgtacattttgacaTTGGAGACATATATTTATGCAGATATTTAGATAAGTAAACTCAGTAAGGATAGCTTTAGAAGGCACTACCTGTTGGAAGGCACTTAATTACAGAAGATACTTCTCGTCACATTTTTCCAATTGTTTAGTATCTTTATAACAATGTTTAGATGGAATTGAATGATTAAGAACAGCATTAACATACAAGAATGTacattaaacatgacatttgaAGTGGACCTGTATGTTTTACAATGTAACTTAAATTACTCATATTgcattatcttttatttttaatgccatGATTTTCTGACATCAATAATTAGCTAAAAAATATGATGTGATCTTATATTTATGTACATTAGTATGCAAAAAATGTCTGTCCTTTATTTTGATGGTGACTTTCAGtttgaataatacattttaagttgtacatttaataaaaaaaacttttagaaTTTCTTAAATATTCTTGATATTCTAATCTATTATAAAAGAGGAAGTTTAGTTTAATTCTTGAATGTGCATCATTCATCAAGGTTAACTGTATAAACATGGACTGAATGCATTAAACAAGTTTTTAATCCATAATTGCagacagaattaaattttgcTGAAACAAATTATCCAGTTACGCAAAATCAAAAAGAAATTTTCAGGAACTCTAGGAGACAAGTCTAAAGCAAGTATAAACATATAACTGTACTTATCAGTACATCATACCAgtaaacaaaagttattttttaaccaaacacagaattatatttcttctgtgttcatTACATGTACATCTTGCTTCAGTATTTATGCAATTGATTTGGTATTGAGATAAAAGTTTCCAAATTCGTGTCTTGTCTTTGGTAAACAAATAGTCAAATTGCAAGAGGAGAACATTTTCAGttagaaaaatacaaaacatcagCAGTATTagaaattaagtaaattaaataatttatattatttctaaCACTCAAACTGATGTGATGTGCTTAATTTCCATTGAGATTTGTGGTTTTCATCATTGAGTGTTACATGTTAATATTGGCTCATGCAGAGTTTCAGGATTTtgtgattaattttttttttatctttgctAGCAATTCTTGTACAGGACTgttgaatgtattttaaaatattgaatatctAAGTTTCTCAAAAATCCACTATGCAATGACTGTTACACATAGATATTAGAATcagttttcacatttaaatagtAGTactatattaacatttatacacattaacgaagagaaattaattcaaaatgaactttaaataaagtttgatcACAATATTTTCAGATGGTCCATTTTACAAGATCTTTTTCTAATTATTCACAaaacagtgaaataataaaaatacaacatacaGCAGCACGTCACAGCAAAATCATTTGCTCATGAATGTCTAAAGATGGACTATATTTAGTGTTTCCAGGTTAAAATTGCAAATCTATGACCACACAGGTTTAATAATGGGGGCTGAATTAGGAAATTCAGTTGGGGACTGTCTCTCAGACAGTTGGCCCTCTGCAGCCCTAGAGGTGTCAGTACAGTGTTCCCTGTGCCTGCTCACTGAGGAACTCCTCCAGGACGTTTATGATTCCACAGGCTTCTGGAAGGCTGCTGTGCTCGGCTCGTGCGTTCTGAAGCAGCACATCCCCATTTCCACAGTTTTGAAGGAAGAGACAGCAGCGAAACAGAGCGTAGTGACTCATTTCAGCCTGGCGAATAAAACGCTTCAGGTTGTTCATGTCCTGAATGGCCTGCATAGATACACATGGTGGGTGCAGAAAATACCAACTTTAATATTACCTACAATTTAAGATTTTCCACGACCATGAAAGTCTGTATTAAAACAGCAAGTTTCTGTAATACACAAGCAAAACAATAACCTTCAGTTTGAAGTTCTCCAAGATCTGACGAAGGAGGAAAGGGTTAAAGCGATCAGCAGCATTGAGGAAAGCCTGGATCCAGTCATCACAGAACCGGTTACTGACTGCAGAAGTCACAATACAACAGTATCACAttaacatacacataaatgaaGAAAGAGTGTGGAATGAGGGGAAGTGGATGATGCTGACCTGCATTGGTAAGTGTGGGTGGGGTGGTGGAGAAGTCGATGATCAGATTGCTGTTGGATTCTTCTGACATGGCCTTACATAGAGAAGAGGTGGTGGTGTCCTCCTGGACTAGACCCTGCAGGCTTGCTGCTTTAATAAATCTAACACACAACACTGACATCACAATTACAAACTATATCAGTGTTTAAACACTGAAAATATGAAGCTTTCACTTACCTTGCTACATCTGCTTTTGTCTTCTCATCCGCCCCTGTGACTTCTACTAGCTTGTGACTCAAAGCCTGTAGACAGATACTCCTTATCAGTGATCGACAAGTATGGTAAACTCATTCGTCATGTTGACCAAAACCCATGCAAACCAAGGTAAAATAACATCCTCCAGGGGCCTGGCCAcactgtttaatttgttttcaaatCTGACTTTTTATCATTCGTGTGGTGTCGCGGTCACTTACAGCATGCAGAAGGTAGCCGACGTTTGGTTGCAACAGTTGAACCACTCTGTGAATATGCATCACCGCCTCTTCATACCAGCAGCTCAGGTAAGGTCTCACATCAGTCTCCAAATTCTCCATCTGTAACCAGGAGTAACCCAGTGTCACATCACCTATTCCAGTGTTTCCCAACCTTTTTTCCTTGGGCCCCCCCCGTACATATATGACAATCAGAGCCCCCCCAACCATCATATATGTGTgtcttactttcctgttgtttaacctcattgggagttgtattgtgtcttatgctgatatgagtatccgttggtctccatcacaaggttcataataatgtcatgagacaatgttttgatattgtaatcttgaatgttaaaaacacatattgaatctgtttctagtcagacgaagtttggcagagcttgactgagcatcaacgcacaacttagattattcaataaatcatttgtctgtctatttaacatcacttcgtctcctgcctgctgttcttcccctaaactctatatctccctggtggttggattaaaggattgactcacaacggagttgatatctccaggtgtaatttgttcctgacggagagagatctagtgaaactggactcaaagtttagatctataagatctactagccatatctcatagttggatctatcaccCCTAAGGGGGTCGCGGACCAcaggttgggaaccactgacCTATTCAACATACTGTATTACGTACTGGTCACaatgtatgttgttttaaaaacattctcacCTCTGGGGTCAAACTGGCCTGTAGACCCTGCACATACTTGTCCAGCTCAATTCTGAATGTTTGAAGGGTTAAGGAAGAATAATATGGGGAGGGTGGCAAAGCTAGTCTATTTATGACATAAGTGTTTCAACTTTTAGTTTCAACTTAGATATAAAACTTTCATCCCCAAACAGTGTAGGGTATTTCTGCATTTATAATTGAAGGATATGCATTCAGGCCCTTCTCTGACCCTCCTAGAAGACACACCACCCAGCCATTCCCATCTGTCTCAGGCTGTTGAGGAGATTTCTCTTGTTCCAACAGACAGCAGTAGCAGCCCACCGCTTGCTCAGAGaggctttaaaacacaaaaacaacacatgcaaaaaataaacataatacatttaatttcgCCCAGTTGGTCTGTATTAGTAACACAGCAAGAAATTACACATATTTGAATCCATCAAAATTGAGCAATAATACTTTGAAATAAGGTTTGCAAGCAAGATATGAGGTACCTTAGGTTCACAGTGGCAATATTGCCCATACCCCCCAGCAGAGCACCCTTGCTCAACCTGCGAGAGATATAGCTCCGCAGTTCTGGCTCCGCCTCCGGTGCCAAACTGGAGTCCAATAGGGTAAGACTGTAAAAGTGAAAAATGTGTTACAAAGTGTACCAGCCACAATAGTGACAAGGAAGGACAAAAGCAAGCAAGCGGACAGATAAGCAGTTAATGAAGCAATGATGTTCACAGAATCACCAGCATCCCCTTGCAGAGATTCACACTAACAGAAAGATCAGAGAATTGAGATTATAGACACATCAGCTAAATCATAATGGAACAAGCCAACACGATGAAAAGACAGACACAGTATCCTGAGTGACCACAGCCAAGACCGAAGTCAGCAAATGACTGACAGATGAAGGACCCTCTTTACCTAAAGTCATCCTGACTTGTAGTTGAGTCTGACCTTCCCTGGCTCCACTCCACACTTTCTCCAGAAGCCTCAGATCTGGGTAGTtcaataatgcatttaatgctttaatacgtagcaaaaaaattatttccCGGGATTCTCACAAGGGTGgatgtataaacattttaaagactgTGTTTAGGGTAAACCAGGTACatagatttctttaaaaagacaTTAATTACATCCTCATGTAGACAATAATAAAACCCAACTGTAAAATATAGTAACACTTTccttaaatcatgtatgtataatgcattataaaagtagttttaaagcattgtaatgcaccttttaatgaatcgtaatgtcttataaataattgttattacagtttataAATTATACACTtagcatttcatttttacactCCACATTCTAAATTGGTTatacttctttacaactacatataatgcattacagcACACATTATGAagtattataatgcattttaccctttaataactctttataatgcattatacgtacatgcttcaaggaaagtgctACCAAAGATATTTATTGTTGGACCTTTGTTCACGGTGGAGGATGAAAAACGACTTAAGAAATAAACAACTagaaatgcattaataaacaaatgaataaaaagaaaaatgtagaaataaatgtagaaacagatactaaattacacatttaaatgtattcccACATGTCCGTACATTATCTTTTGTTGGtattatttctgtatttctccatttatttatagcCTAACATTACATACCCAAGTCATATTCGTGTTCCATAATGAAGAGTGCAAATGTATTTCAGTTTAGCAGAATGCTGAATCGTGATAGATTTTTCTAATacgtttttaaattaaattacaagaGGTTTGCCATGACCATTAATGCACATATTCAAcctatataatatttaatgtcatgcacaaaaagaaaaattctgcaCCTAGAGAGCTTAACGTTACGTATCTTACATTATCTCCAGCAAGGAAACTAACGTAAATATAAGTGAACGCCACTTTACCTTCTGCTCTGGTAATAATATATAGCATAGTAACTGTTAATCTGTTGTATTTTCTGGCTGTATCCGCCGATCTCTTCGTTGTCGAAGTCTCCATCTCTTTCATCCACGTCTATGGACTCTTGAAACGAGGATGTTTGCGATGTAAACATCTCTCTGTAACGGCGAAAGCAGTCTGGCGACGATTGTATCTGGTACGGATTATATGATACGATAACAACTATATATCAGTAAACTGAGAGATGTTAACCCACCGCAGTTAAGTGATTATGTAGTTACCATTGAAATGCTAGTAGGTGATTGTTGATATGTGTCATGCAGTGGGTCAAATGACACTGCGCATGCGCTGTCCAGTCTTCTACGCAAGCGCGCCAAACTCCGCGTGCCTTCGCATCTGATACACACTGTACTCTACTGTTGTGTGCATATTTGTAAGACATGCCGTCAAACGTAGAGATTAAAGCAACTGTGCATGATTTGTGTCACCTCACGAAGCGTGCAAAGGAGCTGAGCGGATCCGATGGGACTGTGATTCGCCAGCAGGACACGTTTTTCAAAATCCCGGCAGGACGACTGAAACTCAGAGACCTTCAGGATGGAAGAGGACAGCTCATATTCTACGAGAGGCCCGACAGAGAGGGACCAAAGCTGTCAAACTACTCTATAAGCCCTACCGACGATCCACAAGGACTTGTCAACGTTTTGACGGATGCTTTGGGACAAGCGGGGCAAGTGAAGAAGGAGAGGAGGCTGTATATGGTGGGGCAGACCAGGGTGCATGTTGATTCTGTGGAAGGCTTGGGAGATTTCATGGAGCTTGAGGTGGtgatgaaagaaaatcaaagtACAGAGGAAGGAGTGGCAATTGCAAATCAGCTGATGCTAGACCTCGGTGTAAAGGAAGAAGATCTGATCGAGGGTGCCTACATGGACCTCTTGCATAAGAACAAGCAAAATGCTTCATAGACCAGTCCGCCCCTTATGGCTCGGTGTGTGTTAAGACTGTTTTCTGACGTCAAAGCATTAAATGCTTTTGTCAACCTTTAGTCCTAGTAGACTTTTGAAACCATCTCCCATTATCtgaaatgatgacataataaacTACTTTCTGaacatgtgtgtctgttttgccgtttaaacacacacacacacacacacacacacacgcacacacacacaaacaaacaaacacaaatattacaaataatttatttgatacACATTAAAGTTAATTTTAGGGGAACCCTAACCTCTCATATATAAAAATAGCATAGGTTTGgtgttttgttaaatgtgtgtgttgattGTGCGtgcttgtgtatgtgtttgtgtaaagagagagattgtattaataatcaaattaagcagtgtaaatattaatacaactaaTAGTTTTTAAATTACCAATAAAGACGGCTAAAGCCAATAAAACGAGTATGGGTCAAATTAATAACGTTTCTCGGTGCGTTTCAAATGCCAGGACGCTAGAGGGCAGTCACGCTGACACAACGCACAGCGCCCGTCGAAAATATCGCGAGAAAACATTTTTCCCTAATCGCACCGCGCGGCCCGCTTCCTTCCTCTTTCCGCCATATTGCAGAACTGGTGAGTCTCAGGATTTCTTCAATGCCCGAATAATCTGTTTCAAATCAAGGACATCCTGGTATATCAGATACATGTAGACCGAAATTTGTTTGTATGAACAACCAAATCGTCAATCTTTTCAATCATTTGGTTAAACTTCTCTTTGTGAATGTTATATTTCCCTAAAATCCGCGGCTGCCCAGGCTCTCCAACGTTCAGTAGTGCTTGCCCATGTTACTTACTATATAACTCGAGGCAAACCAATGTGCTTAAGCAGTCCGCTGTTTAATTTTAAGATTCACGTGTTGATTAAGTAGACAATTGTAGGTTGAAGAAATGCCCAGTTAGCTAATTTGCTAGCTTGTCAAGTGAGTGCAATCGCGTTAACCTTTCATACTGGCAGTCGGGGAAATACACAGTTAGCAGTGACTATTATATGTAATCCTAACCATGTCCCAGACAAACGTGGTTTAATAATCGGACGTTTTTTGTGCCTTGGTTCCAACACTTTACCAATGACTCGGACCTAACTGGCTTTTGAAGTAGCGTTTTGGTTTGGCGGGACGGTTATTAAGGCTGCTTTACTCAAATATATGCAATATGGAGGATAATGGATACATGTTATTTGTCTACAGGCATCATGGTGCGCATGAACGTTCTCGCAGATGCGCTCAAAAGCATCAACAATGCTGAGAAACGTGGAAAACGCCAGGTTCTCATCAGGCCCTGCTCCAAAGTCATAGTGCGCTTTCTTACTGTGATGATGAAGCATGGTGAGTTTTCAGTACTTGTTTGCGAGTTTGTCTTTCTGCCCATTACGTTCTGCCGTTGTCTCTTatgatatttacaaatgatctgGTCTCGAGGCACGCATGAGATGGGAAGCTATTATCTCTGATTCCTCATGCACCTCATGATCTTTGCAGGTTACATCGGCGAATTTGAGATCATTGATGATCACAGAGCCGGCAAAATTGTAGTCAATCTCAATGGGAGAATTAACAAGGTAAGCGTGGCGTGACTTCTTACTACAATATGCAGGAGTCTGTTCCACATTTTTAAGATGCCTAGGAATGACGGTGTAGTGATTTGCAAGACATCATGTCTCAGTCTTTGAAAACagcaaacatttgtaaaaacttAAGCAAATTTCATCTTTCTGTCAACCAGCTTTCAGGACTTGAGCATAATTTTATGAA
This region of Triplophysa dalaica isolate WHDGS20190420 chromosome 7, ASM1584641v1, whole genome shotgun sequence genomic DNA includes:
- the rps15a gene encoding 40S ribosomal protein S15a — its product is MDTCYLSTGIMVRMNVLADALKSINNAEKRGKRQVLIRPCSKVIVRFLTVMMKHGYIGEFEIIDDHRAGKIVVNLNGRINKCGVISPRFDVQLKDLEKWQNNLLPSRQFGYIVLTTSAGIMDHEEARRKHTGGKILGFFF